In Proteus vulgaris, one DNA window encodes the following:
- a CDS encoding M15 family metallopeptidase, producing the protein MTLGEKQRKFTRMIADLIIFAYDNGYELTFSEAYRTPEQAQLNAKSGAGIKNSVHTQRLAVDFNLFKDGKYLTASSDHKLLGEHWESIGGTWGGRFNDGNHYSLEHNGVK; encoded by the coding sequence ATGACACTCGGTGAGAAACAACGCAAGTTCACTCGTATGATTGCGGACTTAATTATCTTTGCTTATGACAACGGATATGAGCTGACATTCTCGGAAGCATACCGAACGCCAGAGCAGGCACAGTTAAATGCCAAATCAGGTGCGGGTATTAAAAACAGCGTACACACACAACGCCTAGCTGTGGATTTCAACCTATTTAAAGATGGCAAATATCTAACTGCATCAAGTGACCATAAATTGCTTGGTGAACATTGGGAATCTATCGGCGGTACATGGGGTGGTCGATTCAATGACGGTAATCACTACTCGTTAGAGCACAATGGCGTTAAGTGA
- a CDS encoding phage holin, lambda family produces the protein MRMPEKNTEFWVQIWGWITINAPLIAGVLLAGMTAFTREKREGSGWKASLAEAAICAFISIGIITALEYAKLPISLAQFFGVFIGFLGTKKIGAIVEAVMSFFKNKFGVNK, from the coding sequence ATGCGCATGCCTGAAAAAAATACAGAATTCTGGGTGCAAATCTGGGGCTGGATAACAATAAATGCGCCACTTATCGCTGGCGTTTTGTTAGCCGGAATGACTGCTTTTACCAGGGAGAAAAGAGAAGGTTCGGGATGGAAGGCATCTCTAGCTGAGGCGGCTATATGTGCCTTTATCAGTATTGGCATTATTACTGCTTTGGAGTATGCCAAATTACCTATCAGTTTAGCCCAGTTTTTTGGTGTGTTTATTGGCTTCTTAGGTACTAAGAAAATCGGCGCAATCGTGGAAGCGGTAATGTCGTTCTTCAAAAACAAATTCGGAGTTAACAAATGA